The Hyphomicrobium sp. MC1 genome window below encodes:
- a CDS encoding FAD-dependent oxidoreductase: MTSFRNRVEVLIVGGGVAGVSIAYHLAKIGISDVMLCERKQLTCGTTWHAAGLVTQLRATRNMTELAKYTGELFTNLEAETGQATGFKQNGALRVAKADGRFEELKRGASMARNFGLPVEVLRPEEIKERWSPLNIDGLVGGLWMPKDGQVNPVDVTMAMAKGARNAGVTILENIRVERIIVENGRAVGAITDRGEVRADKVVISGGMWSRDFAALSGVSLPLHAAEHFYIVTQQLEGLPLGLPVLFVTDEEAYYKEDAGKLLLGCFEKQAKPWGHNGISPEFCFDSLPEDFEHFEPILQMAMNRVPMLANAGIQLFFCGPESFTPDDRYLLGETPEIENLFCACGFNSVGILSSGGVGKALSQWIKNGRPPVELTDVDVRRMHPFQSNKKYLYDRTTETLGLLFDMHWPYRQFETARNVRRSPFHDRLIAQGAFMTEAVGYERPGFFGAPGSRPEIVYSYGRQNWFDLAAAECRHTRQAVTLFDHSCFVKFAVDGRDACAALNRICANDVDVPIGKLVYTQWLNDHGGIEADVTVTRLSETSFLVITIAASQVRDFAWLTRHLPKDAHVFARDMSSGLPMLALMGPKSRALLSTITNEDLSNAAFPFGASREIEIGYAKARVNRVTFVGELGFEIVMQAEFAQHIFDVLVEAGEAFALKHAGYFAMNSLRMEKGYRHWGHDIGEDDTPLEAGIGFAVAWDKPRGFIGRDALLKQREKGPLKKKLVQIQLEGKDAPMLYHEEPILRGGKIVGSITSGGYGHCIGASLGMGYVRCEDGVTQDWLSAEPFEIEVAWERYPARAQFAPWYDPKGERIKI, encoded by the coding sequence ATGACGTCGTTCCGGAATCGTGTGGAAGTTTTGATCGTTGGCGGTGGCGTAGCGGGCGTTTCGATTGCCTATCATCTCGCCAAGATCGGCATTTCGGACGTGATGCTATGCGAGCGAAAACAGTTGACCTGCGGCACCACTTGGCATGCGGCCGGTCTCGTGACGCAATTGCGCGCGACGCGGAACATGACCGAACTCGCGAAGTATACCGGCGAGCTTTTCACCAATCTCGAAGCCGAGACGGGACAAGCGACCGGCTTTAAGCAAAACGGTGCACTTCGCGTCGCAAAAGCCGATGGGCGCTTCGAAGAGTTGAAACGTGGCGCCTCAATGGCACGTAACTTCGGTTTGCCCGTCGAAGTTCTGCGACCGGAAGAGATCAAAGAGCGTTGGTCGCCTTTGAACATCGACGGTCTGGTCGGCGGCCTCTGGATGCCGAAGGACGGGCAGGTCAATCCTGTCGATGTGACGATGGCAATGGCAAAGGGCGCGCGCAATGCCGGAGTCACCATTCTAGAAAACATCCGTGTTGAGCGCATTATCGTTGAAAACGGCCGCGCGGTCGGCGCAATAACTGATCGCGGCGAAGTCCGAGCTGATAAGGTCGTTATTTCTGGGGGAATGTGGTCGCGGGATTTTGCAGCCCTAAGCGGTGTTTCGCTGCCGCTGCATGCCGCCGAGCATTTCTACATTGTTACTCAGCAGCTCGAAGGGTTGCCGCTCGGTCTTCCCGTCCTGTTCGTCACCGATGAAGAAGCCTACTATAAGGAAGATGCCGGAAAGCTGTTGCTCGGGTGTTTCGAGAAGCAGGCGAAGCCCTGGGGGCATAACGGAATCTCGCCGGAGTTTTGTTTCGATTCTCTGCCGGAAGACTTCGAGCATTTCGAGCCAATTCTGCAGATGGCCATGAATCGCGTGCCGATGTTGGCGAATGCAGGCATTCAGCTCTTTTTCTGCGGTCCGGAGAGTTTCACACCAGACGATCGTTATTTGCTTGGCGAAACACCGGAAATCGAAAATCTGTTTTGCGCTTGCGGGTTCAACTCCGTCGGCATCTTGTCTTCTGGCGGCGTCGGCAAAGCTTTGTCGCAATGGATAAAGAATGGCCGGCCGCCGGTCGAGCTGACGGATGTCGATGTTCGGCGCATGCATCCGTTTCAGTCGAATAAGAAGTATCTTTACGATCGTACCACCGAAACGCTCGGCTTGCTTTTCGATATGCACTGGCCCTATCGCCAGTTCGAGACAGCGCGCAACGTTCGACGCAGTCCATTTCATGATCGCCTTATTGCGCAAGGCGCGTTCATGACCGAAGCCGTCGGCTATGAGCGGCCGGGGTTCTTTGGTGCGCCGGGGAGCAGACCCGAAATCGTCTACAGCTATGGGCGGCAGAACTGGTTTGATCTCGCCGCCGCCGAATGTCGGCACACGCGCCAGGCCGTCACGCTGTTTGATCATAGTTGCTTCGTGAAGTTTGCCGTGGACGGGCGTGACGCTTGTGCCGCGCTCAATCGAATCTGCGCTAACGATGTCGACGTTCCCATCGGAAAGCTTGTTTACACGCAATGGCTCAACGATCATGGAGGCATCGAAGCCGACGTGACCGTCACGCGCCTGTCGGAGACGTCCTTCCTTGTCATCACGATTGCTGCCTCGCAAGTTCGGGATTTTGCATGGCTGACGCGGCATTTGCCGAAAGATGCCCATGTCTTCGCGCGCGATATGTCTTCCGGACTGCCGATGCTGGCTCTGATGGGGCCGAAGTCGCGCGCTCTGCTGAGTACGATCACGAATGAAGATCTCTCCAATGCCGCGTTTCCGTTCGGCGCCAGCCGGGAAATCGAGATCGGATACGCAAAGGCGCGCGTGAACCGCGTGACCTTCGTCGGAGAGCTCGGATTCGAGATCGTGATGCAGGCCGAGTTCGCGCAGCACATTTTTGATGTTCTTGTCGAGGCCGGTGAGGCGTTCGCCCTAAAGCACGCTGGCTATTTCGCGATGAATTCTCTGCGCATGGAGAAGGGATACCGGCACTGGGGTCACGATATCGGCGAAGACGATACGCCGCTGGAAGCGGGAATCGGTTTCGCGGTGGCATGGGACAAGCCGCGCGGTTTCATTGGCCGTGACGCGCTTTTGAAGCAACGTGAGAAAGGGCCGCTAAAGAAAAAGCTCGTTCAGATCCAACTCGAAGGCAAGGACGCTCCGATGCTGTATCATGAGGAGCCGATCTTGCGCGGCGGTAAGATCGTTGGATCCATTACGTCCGGCGGATATGGACACTGCATCGGTGCTTCGCTCGGCATGGGCTATGTGCGGTGCGAAGACGGGGTAACGCAGGATTGGCTTTCGGCTGAACCGTTCGAAATCGAGGTCGCATGGGAGCGCTATCCGGCGCGCGCTCAGTTTGCGCCCTGGTACGATCCCAAAGGTGAGCGCATTAAAATCTAA
- a CDS encoding MFS transporter: MSDALSCALSKVQYRILPLLIAGYFAAYLDRVNVSFAALQMNADLSIGPEAFGFVSGVFFLGYFLFEVPSNIVLTRVGARLWLSRIMITWGILSAGTAFVSNSTELAVLRFLLGSAEAGFFPGVIYYLTNWVPSAERARIVSVFMMAIPISTIIGAPISGWILDAWNGVLGLRGWQWQFILEAFPAIALGVVCLLRLPETPADAKWLTPAERDDLLAQLASDRQENVPSHSHSIRDALTDKRVIVLAISCFGAGIGLYGLGFWMPQIVKSMSLSNTETGFVVAVPYAISAIFMVVWGRHSDRTGERIWHIAVPCFVASVAFALSAFVTAPIVVLVLLTVASACTLAIFPVFWTVPAALLAGPAAAAGIALINAVANSSGFFGPYLIGFAKANGASSQTAVALLSFFMFAGGILILAMDFGSEKRRETDQRHFSSEAR, translated from the coding sequence ATGTCTGACGCTCTCTCGTGCGCTCTTTCCAAAGTCCAGTATCGAATCCTGCCGCTCTTAATTGCCGGATATTTCGCAGCCTATCTCGATCGCGTAAATGTCAGCTTTGCAGCGCTGCAGATGAATGCCGATCTCTCGATCGGACCTGAAGCCTTCGGGTTTGTCTCAGGCGTCTTTTTTCTTGGCTATTTCTTGTTCGAAGTGCCAAGCAACATCGTGCTGACGCGGGTCGGCGCCCGGCTTTGGCTGTCGCGCATCATGATCACATGGGGAATTCTGTCGGCTGGAACCGCTTTTGTCAGCAACTCAACAGAGCTTGCAGTGCTGCGTTTCCTGTTGGGTTCGGCAGAGGCAGGCTTCTTTCCCGGAGTCATATATTATCTGACCAACTGGGTGCCGTCCGCTGAGCGTGCGCGGATCGTTTCAGTGTTTATGATGGCAATTCCGATTTCAACGATCATCGGCGCGCCGATCTCGGGATGGATTCTCGATGCATGGAACGGCGTCTTAGGGCTGCGCGGATGGCAGTGGCAGTTCATCTTGGAGGCGTTCCCGGCCATCGCCCTTGGAGTTGTGTGCCTGCTGCGCCTGCCGGAGACGCCAGCGGACGCAAAGTGGCTTACGCCGGCGGAGCGCGATGATCTTCTCGCGCAATTGGCCAGCGATCGACAAGAGAACGTGCCTAGCCACAGTCATTCCATCCGCGATGCGCTGACGGACAAGCGCGTTATCGTTCTTGCAATTTCCTGCTTCGGCGCCGGGATAGGACTTTACGGTCTCGGTTTCTGGATGCCGCAAATCGTCAAAAGCATGTCGCTCAGCAATACTGAAACCGGATTCGTGGTGGCGGTGCCTTATGCGATTTCCGCGATCTTCATGGTCGTCTGGGGGCGTCATTCAGATCGGACGGGAGAACGAATCTGGCACATCGCCGTCCCTTGCTTCGTTGCCAGCGTCGCATTTGCGCTATCGGCGTTCGTCACGGCGCCGATCGTGGTGCTCGTTCTATTGACGGTTGCTTCGGCTTGCACCCTTGCGATTTTTCCGGTGTTTTGGACGGTCCCTGCAGCATTGTTGGCGGGACCAGCGGCTGCTGCCGGAATAGCCTTGATCAACGCCGTTGCGAATTCGAGCGGATTCTTCGGGCCCTACTTGATCGGTTTCGCGAAAGCGAATGGTGCGTCATCGCAGACCGCCGTTGCCCTCCTCTCGTTCTTTATGTTTGCAGGTGGCATCCTCATTCTCGCGATGGATTTCGGAAGTGAGAAAAGGCGCGAAACTGATCAACGGCACTTCTCCTCGGAAGCACGATGA
- a CDS encoding cytosine permease, with amino-acid sequence MAANDDSVAESGWPLTARDKTWTSRQLTVVLLVTACGNWSYLIGQYVAFYLDFKMGVSALIAGAMIGMLILTLAVVPTSTKYGIDSIAASKPQFGNRGWLITVFLQYASIIGWNALLLVFFGKAVAQVLITLGLAGPDHALAIVRMVSAVTCAVVYLVLLNGLKGLEAASNLLFIVVVGIGVWMLYQLLSGQADALAVAKPSMASPSLAWNYVTGVEISIVSLLGFWAYFGTIVREAPSPSSSVLPSMLAMGLSLPLLSIVGLAAMLVLKVPDPTAWLVSLGGPLYGIIALLFVMAANLGPSLAGVYSTAIGLRRVPALGDASWRTLILLSIVPVAAVGIVIPEEFFSNFGTFLAFIGVFFAPLCAIQIADTFVLRRNKLNIRGIYEEGPGSPYQFWGGFNPAALLAMAAGFLTYVYLLNPVSYESRWPYEYTTASIPAAVIASFIYVAISRFFVMPRGKGDYDRTPQ; translated from the coding sequence ATGGCCGCGAACGATGACAGCGTAGCGGAATCCGGTTGGCCGCTCACGGCGCGCGATAAAACCTGGACCAGTCGGCAGCTCACCGTTGTTCTTCTCGTAACGGCTTGCGGAAATTGGTCCTATCTCATCGGACAGTACGTCGCTTTCTATCTCGACTTCAAAATGGGTGTGTCGGCCCTGATCGCGGGGGCGATGATCGGAATGCTAATCTTGACGCTGGCCGTGGTCCCAACGTCGACGAAGTACGGCATCGATTCCATTGCCGCGTCTAAGCCCCAGTTTGGTAATCGCGGCTGGCTCATTACCGTTTTTCTGCAGTATGCGTCGATTATCGGCTGGAATGCCCTTCTTCTGGTTTTTTTTGGCAAGGCCGTCGCGCAGGTCTTGATTACGCTCGGGTTGGCAGGGCCGGATCATGCGCTCGCGATCGTCCGGATGGTCTCGGCAGTGACGTGCGCAGTCGTCTATCTTGTGCTTCTCAATGGTCTCAAGGGCCTCGAAGCGGCATCGAACCTTCTGTTTATCGTCGTGGTCGGCATCGGCGTCTGGATGCTCTACCAGTTGCTTTCCGGACAAGCGGATGCGCTTGCGGTTGCGAAGCCATCAATGGCGTCGCCCAGTCTAGCGTGGAATTACGTGACCGGCGTCGAAATAAGCATCGTATCGCTGCTCGGCTTCTGGGCATATTTCGGTACGATCGTTCGCGAAGCGCCGTCGCCTTCAAGTTCGGTTCTGCCATCTATGCTTGCCATGGGGCTGTCCTTGCCTCTGCTAAGCATCGTCGGGCTCGCAGCAATGCTCGTTCTCAAGGTCCCCGATCCGACAGCTTGGCTGGTCTCGCTCGGCGGACCGCTTTACGGGATTATCGCGTTGCTTTTTGTTATGGCAGCCAATCTCGGACCTTCGCTCGCGGGTGTCTATTCGACAGCCATCGGTTTGCGTCGTGTTCCGGCGCTCGGTGATGCGTCGTGGCGTACGCTCATTCTTCTGTCGATCGTTCCGGTCGCCGCTGTAGGCATTGTCATCCCGGAAGAATTCTTTTCGAATTTTGGTACATTCCTGGCCTTTATCGGCGTTTTCTTTGCTCCTCTCTGCGCCATTCAGATTGCTGACACGTTCGTACTCCGTCGGAACAAGCTCAACATCCGCGGGATCTATGAGGAGGGGCCGGGCAGCCCGTACCAGTTTTGGGGTGGGTTCAATCCGGCGGCGTTGCTCGCCATGGCCGCTGGTTTTCTCACGTACGTTTATCTTTTAAATCCTGTCTCCTATGAGAGCCGATGGCCGTATGAATATACGACGGCTTCAATTCCCGCGGCCGTCATCGCGAGCTTTATTTATGTTGCCATCTCGCGATTTTTTGTGATGCCACGCGGCAAGGGTGATTACGACCGCACGCCGCAATAA
- a CDS encoding ABC transporter ATP-binding protein, producing MVCALRLERVVKRYGGHAAVDEINLVVEQGEFLTLLGPSGCGKTTTLRLIGGMDRPDSGVIELMGRRVDRLPSYKRDTATVFQSGALFPHLTVAENVAYGLKMRGVPSGDIAPRVTRILDVVRMAAFGGRYPAEMSGGQRQRVALARAMVVEPSILLFDEPMSALDLKLKLELRSEIHRLHEELGFTAVFVTHDQSEAMALSDRIAVMNKGRIEQIGTPIEIFEQPTSEFVYTFVGESCSLALPAAVIGGLDDGTANKRLFIRPTNLKLVNGAGAENVLIGRVTSIEYLGGSYRIHAETEHGALFFDSAKVPEVGPDHMIKIGWRSADATFFPLS from the coding sequence ATGGTTTGTGCACTTCGGCTGGAACGTGTTGTCAAACGTTACGGTGGTCACGCCGCCGTTGACGAGATCAATCTCGTGGTCGAGCAGGGTGAATTTCTCACGCTGCTCGGTCCGAGCGGTTGCGGAAAGACGACGACGCTCCGTCTTATCGGCGGGATGGACCGTCCTGACAGCGGCGTCATCGAACTGATGGGCCGCAGGGTCGATCGCCTGCCGAGCTACAAGCGCGACACGGCAACAGTATTTCAATCGGGGGCATTGTTTCCGCATCTGACCGTTGCGGAGAACGTCGCCTACGGCTTGAAAATGCGCGGCGTGCCGTCTGGCGATATCGCGCCGCGGGTGACACGCATTCTCGATGTTGTGCGGATGGCGGCCTTCGGTGGCCGCTATCCGGCTGAAATGTCGGGAGGGCAGCGCCAACGCGTGGCTCTCGCACGTGCCATGGTCGTCGAGCCGAGCATTCTGCTGTTCGACGAGCCGATGAGCGCCCTCGATCTGAAGCTCAAGCTTGAGCTTCGTTCCGAGATCCACCGCCTACACGAAGAGCTTGGCTTCACGGCCGTGTTCGTGACGCATGACCAGAGCGAGGCGATGGCGCTGTCCGACCGCATCGCGGTCATGAATAAGGGACGAATCGAACAGATCGGCACGCCGATCGAAATCTTCGAGCAACCGACCAGCGAGTTCGTCTACACGTTTGTCGGAGAATCGTGCTCGCTGGCGCTGCCGGCTGCCGTGATCGGCGGTCTTGATGACGGCACGGCCAACAAGCGTCTCTTCATCCGTCCGACAAACCTCAAGCTCGTGAACGGTGCCGGTGCAGAGAACGTTCTGATAGGGCGCGTCACGTCAATCGAATATCTCGGCGGCAGCTATCGCATCCATGCTGAAACCGAACACGGCGCGCTTTTCTTCGATAGCGCCAAGGTGCCTGAGGTCGGTCCTGATCACATGATCAAGATTGGCTGGAGAAGCGCCGACGCAACTTTTTTCCCGTTATCATAA
- a CDS encoding Lrp/AsnC family transcriptional regulator produces the protein MKRNMTTSDYLRLVASLDDIDRRIVSLLQADGRMPFSHIAREIGVTEKTARSRVLDLIEQRVMQITAVTDPSVLGYGASALLGLTTRPDRPATKIAQELQKIPSIDYVVVSTSRYSLFAEVLCKDRAALQSTIENEVGKIDGIQSIEAMPYLSFHYQLAHFAAAKNKAESETGVRPREIDEIDVRIIRSLSEDGRKPFLQVADELDISEGQVRLRFKHLTDTGTVSVIALINPMSLEFRSMAWVAINVASGHRVMDIADALARLANTTYIVICAGRFDILTEFICQTDRELLDVIEKNVRSLPGIARLEISIYSDLYYKRLTPMRDEATSSRAEKV, from the coding sequence ATGAAGCGCAACATGACGACGTCGGACTATCTCCGACTCGTCGCGTCACTTGACGATATCGATCGGCGGATCGTGTCGTTGTTGCAGGCCGATGGGCGGATGCCGTTTTCTCACATCGCGCGGGAAATTGGGGTCACCGAAAAAACGGCTCGCAGCCGGGTTCTCGATCTCATCGAACAACGCGTCATGCAGATAACGGCGGTGACCGATCCCTCGGTGCTTGGCTACGGCGCCTCGGCCTTGTTGGGGCTCACGACACGGCCGGACCGGCCCGCGACTAAGATCGCGCAGGAATTGCAAAAGATCCCGAGCATCGACTACGTCGTTGTCTCCACGTCGCGCTATTCGTTGTTTGCGGAAGTACTCTGCAAGGATCGGGCGGCACTACAGTCGACGATCGAAAATGAGGTTGGCAAGATCGACGGGATCCAGTCGATCGAGGCGATGCCCTATCTAAGCTTTCATTACCAGTTGGCGCATTTCGCAGCGGCCAAAAACAAGGCTGAAAGCGAGACCGGAGTTCGCCCGCGCGAGATCGATGAGATCGATGTACGGATTATTCGTTCGTTGAGCGAAGACGGGCGCAAGCCGTTTTTGCAAGTCGCCGACGAACTCGATATTTCCGAGGGCCAAGTACGGTTACGTTTCAAGCATCTGACGGACACGGGAACCGTTAGCGTGATTGCGCTCATTAATCCGATGAGCCTCGAGTTTCGTTCGATGGCTTGGGTAGCGATTAACGTCGCGTCAGGACATCGCGTGATGGACATCGCCGACGCTTTAGCCCGTCTTGCAAACACGACGTATATCGTCATTTGCGCTGGGCGTTTCGACATCTTGACCGAGTTCATCTGTCAAACGGATCGCGAACTTCTCGACGTTATAGAAAAAAATGTCAGATCCCTGCCTGGCATCGCACGCCTCGAAATCTCGATTTACAGCGATCTCTACTACAAGCGGCTCACGCCTATGCGAGACGAAGCTACCAGCAGCAGAGCGGAGAAAGTGTGA
- a CDS encoding PotD/PotF family extracellular solute-binding protein, protein MSNGEDKSKAAQVSRRQILGAGAAGLSAAMLPLPAIIGKAHAADAKDAFKGEEMTVCAWSGGYLDSFKSAISDPFNEKYGTKVSLVGGWDQMVAQMKAAPPGKPPFDITVSEEYTTLGALAEGLYAKSDRSKFPQLADVQPFFLTARPESARDYGVPLGLGFSLPMLNTDLTAKKPLSWTTMWDKDLEGKLALDAGAYWWLIAISAIWGAKKDFNAFYDWKPGMASDPIFEALERLRPAKYYKDGAELSFLMLQEQASFAQIYSSDALGLMKNGGPSYLTGIPADGTVAYGDWYIKVKGTQHDALADMFLGYILEKETQDRFINVQMSVMSRKDVTVPAFWHNYPKTNDDLVKNVRLMTMDGLQRLLPNFDAMGERFQKAVLKTSKG, encoded by the coding sequence ATGAGTAACGGGGAAGACAAGTCGAAAGCAGCGCAGGTCTCGCGTCGTCAGATTTTAGGAGCGGGTGCGGCAGGTTTAAGCGCGGCAATGCTGCCACTGCCAGCGATCATCGGCAAAGCACACGCGGCGGACGCAAAAGACGCCTTTAAGGGCGAAGAGATGACAGTGTGCGCCTGGTCCGGTGGTTATCTCGATTCCTTCAAATCAGCGATCTCCGATCCGTTCAACGAAAAATACGGCACCAAGGTTTCGCTCGTCGGCGGCTGGGACCAGATGGTCGCCCAGATGAAGGCAGCGCCACCAGGGAAGCCGCCGTTCGATATAACCGTATCGGAAGAATACACGACGCTCGGTGCGCTCGCCGAAGGCCTTTACGCCAAATCCGATCGTTCGAAATTTCCGCAGCTCGCCGACGTTCAACCGTTCTTTTTGACCGCACGCCCCGAATCCGCGCGCGATTACGGCGTCCCGCTCGGGCTCGGCTTCTCGCTGCCAATGCTAAATACGGATCTTACAGCCAAGAAGCCTCTGAGCTGGACGACGATGTGGGATAAGGATCTCGAGGGTAAGCTGGCGCTCGATGCCGGCGCATACTGGTGGCTCATCGCGATCTCGGCCATTTGGGGCGCAAAGAAAGACTTCAACGCCTTCTACGATTGGAAGCCGGGCATGGCCTCCGATCCCATCTTCGAGGCTCTCGAGCGTCTCCGTCCGGCAAAATATTATAAGGACGGAGCAGAGCTGTCGTTCCTCATGCTGCAAGAGCAGGCGTCATTCGCGCAAATTTATTCGTCAGATGCTCTCGGCTTGATGAAAAACGGCGGCCCGAGTTACCTGACCGGTATTCCGGCCGATGGAACGGTCGCTTACGGCGATTGGTACATTAAAGTAAAGGGCACCCAGCACGATGCGCTCGCCGACATGTTCCTGGGCTATATCCTGGAGAAAGAAACGCAAGATCGGTTCATTAACGTTCAGATGTCGGTGATGTCCCGAAAGGACGTGACTGTTCCTGCCTTCTGGCACAATTATCCGAAAACGAACGACGATCTGGTGAAGAACGTGCGTCTGATGACGATGGATGGGCTGCAGCGGCTCCTACCGAACTTTGACGCGATGGGAGAGCGCTTCCAGAAAGCGGTGCTGAAGACGTCGAAGGGCTAA
- a CDS encoding ABC transporter permease → MIGRRPGIFAASAGIPWLLVPALLFLIVIFGWPLLYLLRMSFNDHTGANVYVEAWTLNNYIEVLTNPLYLTEIGKTLYISLVTAVITVVAAFFFAQFVWLRDGGARTIFLAIALAPMLISEVSVIIGWRMFFPFNGLFSYFLVSTGLSDQKVNLLGTEIAAVVGLSYISVSYCFFSILSVLNGIDRNLLTASADLGASPMRTFFTVLLPLAKGGIAAAFTQAFVFTMGIYATTNALGPDSLWTVPYEIQLQMLTRRNWPMAAALSVVLILIIAMAALLTQWLRHRKGRRYV, encoded by the coding sequence GTGATCGGTCGCCGACCGGGCATTTTCGCAGCAAGCGCAGGTATCCCCTGGCTATTGGTTCCGGCGCTTTTGTTTCTCATCGTCATTTTCGGCTGGCCACTGCTCTACCTCTTGCGTATGAGCTTTAACGACCATACAGGCGCCAATGTCTATGTCGAAGCGTGGACGCTCAATAACTACATCGAAGTGCTGACCAATCCTCTGTATCTCACGGAAATTGGCAAGACGCTCTACATCTCGCTTGTAACCGCAGTCATCACGGTCGTTGCGGCATTTTTCTTTGCGCAGTTCGTCTGGCTCCGGGACGGCGGAGCGCGCACAATCTTTCTCGCGATCGCGCTCGCACCGATGCTGATATCGGAAGTTTCCGTCATTATCGGCTGGCGCATGTTCTTTCCGTTCAACGGTCTCTTTTCATATTTTCTTGTTTCGACTGGTCTCAGCGACCAGAAGGTCAATCTGCTCGGAACCGAGATCGCGGCCGTCGTCGGACTTTCCTACATCTCAGTGTCGTATTGCTTCTTCTCGATCCTGAGCGTGCTAAACGGTATTGATCGTAACCTGCTGACCGCAAGCGCGGATCTTGGCGCCTCGCCGATGCGGACTTTCTTTACTGTTCTGCTCCCTCTGGCGAAGGGCGGTATCGCGGCGGCGTTTACGCAGGCTTTCGTTTTCACGATGGGCATTTACGCAACGACCAATGCGCTCGGACCAGATTCGCTTTGGACCGTACCTTATGAAATTCAGCTCCAGATGCTGACGCGGCGCAATTGGCCGATGGCGGCGGCACTTTCGGTCGTCTTGATTTTGATTATCGCCATGGCGGCATTGCTGACGCAGTGGCTGCGCCATAGGAAAGGCCGCCGTTATGTTTGA
- a CDS encoding ABC transporter permease — protein MFEERAYRYLHRIFASFFALYVLIPICVTAVMAFSNDNVIRFPIRGFSLRWFGEFFNDSQWINAAWNSLEIAAMTTVMALVLALPTAYALAHSHRNRPLLQTLMIIPLFVPGLVLGIAVAMGLGSITVFGSELFGSKILVACAHTLWALPLAITVLVPTFETLDKSLVEAAGDLGAPPLRAFFNVIVPVAITGIVSAALFSFITSLNEFIMALFLTTRETQTLPVMLWLSLRSSASPQIAVASFVLAASVFTTIGIAYVWYAMARRK, from the coding sequence ATGTTTGAGGAGCGTGCCTACCGCTATCTCCATCGCATCTTCGCCTCGTTCTTTGCGCTTTACGTTCTCATTCCGATCTGCGTAACGGCGGTGATGGCGTTCAGCAACGACAACGTCATCCGCTTTCCTATCCGGGGGTTCTCGCTGCGTTGGTTCGGAGAGTTCTTCAATGATTCTCAGTGGATCAATGCGGCGTGGAACTCCCTTGAGATTGCGGCCATGACGACGGTCATGGCGCTTGTTCTGGCGCTGCCGACCGCTTACGCCCTGGCTCATAGCCATCGCAACCGGCCATTGCTGCAGACCTTGATGATCATTCCGCTGTTTGTGCCGGGTCTCGTACTCGGCATCGCGGTAGCGATGGGGCTTGGTTCGATCACCGTCTTTGGCTCCGAGCTTTTCGGCTCGAAAATTCTCGTGGCCTGCGCCCACACGCTTTGGGCTCTTCCGCTCGCAATCACGGTTCTCGTGCCGACGTTCGAGACGCTCGATAAGAGTCTCGTCGAAGCTGCGGGAGATCTCGGAGCGCCGCCGCTCAGGGCTTTTTTTAACGTCATCGTACCGGTGGCGATAACCGGAATTGTTTCGGCAGCGCTCTTCTCGTTCATCACCTCGCTCAACGAATTCATCATGGCGCTGTTCCTGACGACGCGTGAAACTCAGACGTTGCCTGTCATGTTGTGGCTGTCTCTCAGGTCGAGCGCTTCTCCGCAAATAGCTGTCGCCTCCTTCGTTCTTGCCGCCTCCGTCTTCACCACCATCGGCATTGCGTACGTGTGGTATGCAATGGCGCGACGGAAGTAG
- a CDS encoding NAD(P)H oxidoreductase: protein MKILLVIAHPRTDSLTHAVAMTFSEAATSNGHEIEIADLGAEGFDPVLHEADEPDWSNPDKSYSPEVQSEMARIERNDATVMVFPVWWWSMPALLKGWIDRVWNNGWAYGDKTYPHKRAWMLAIAGSGADTYAKRGYDQAMHTQLDVGILNYCGVAEARLEVLFGAIEGAPGPADILAKARELGGEF, encoded by the coding sequence ATGAAAATTTTGCTCGTCATCGCTCATCCGCGTACCGACTCTCTTACCCATGCCGTCGCCATGACCTTCTCCGAAGCAGCAACGAGCAACGGCCACGAGATTGAAATTGCCGATCTCGGTGCGGAAGGTTTTGATCCGGTGCTACACGAAGCGGACGAACCCGACTGGTCCAATCCCGACAAGAGCTATTCACCTGAGGTCCAGAGCGAAATGGCACGCATCGAGCGCAACGATGCGACGGTGATGGTGTTTCCCGTCTGGTGGTGGTCGATGCCGGCGCTTCTCAAGGGGTGGATAGACCGCGTCTGGAACAATGGATGGGCTTATGGCGATAAGACCTATCCTCACAAACGCGCTTGGATGCTCGCCATCGCCGGCAGCGGCGCCGATACTTATGCAAAGCGCGGCTACGACCAGGCCATGCACACACAGCTCGACGTCGGCATTCTCAATTACTGCGGAGTTGCAGAGGCGCGCCTTGAAGTATTGTTTGGAGCGATCGAAGGCGCGCCGGGCCCCGCTGATATCCTGGCGAAGGCTCGGGAACTCGGCGGCGAATTCTAA